From a single Rosa rugosa chromosome 7, drRosRugo1.1, whole genome shotgun sequence genomic region:
- the LOC133720640 gene encoding zinc finger A20 and AN1 domain-containing stress-associated protein 6, whose protein sequence is MAEEHRCQAPEGLRLCANNCGFFGSPATMNLCSKCYRDFCLKEQQEASIKSTVEASLSASAAASSSASSSSSSPVIDFRSLPPPPLLTLPEVAEAEDVPTPPEVAAPAVSQPNRCNVCRKRVGLTGFKCKCGTTFCGVHRYPEKHACSFDFKTVGKEEIARSNPVIKAEKLEKI, encoded by the coding sequence ATGGCGGAAGAGCACAGATGCCAAGCACCAGAAGGTCTCCGTCTCTGCGCTAACAACTGCGGATTCTTCGGCAGCCCGGCCACCATGAATCTCTGCTCCAAATGTTACAGAGACTTTTGCCTCAAGGAGCAACAGGAGGCCTCCATCAAATCCACCGTCGAAGCCTCTCTCTCCGCCTCCGCGGCCGCCTCTTCATCGGCCtcgtcttcctcctcttctccgGTGATTGACTTCCGCTCTCTCCCTCCGCCTCCGCTGTTGACTTTGCCGGAGGTCGCCGAGGCCGAAGATGTTCCCACTCCTCCAGAGGTCGCCGCCCCGGCGGTGTCGCAGCCGAACCGGTGCAACGTCTGCCGGAAACGGGTCGGGTTGACCGGGTTCAAGTGCAAGTGCGGGACCACCTTCTGCGGGGTCCACCGTTACCCGGAGAAGCACGCGTGCTCGTTCGACTTCAAGACGGTCGGGAAGGAGGAGATCGCGAGGAGCAATCCGGTGATCAAAGCAGAGAAGCTCGAGAAGATTTGA
- the LOC133723683 gene encoding purple acid phosphatase 22-like, with product MMMKLSLHLFSFLLTISLVPHLLKSQDDDFVRQPAGRVILTPHDRSDSDPQQVHISLVGKDHMKVSWVTDNSHTKSIVEYGKQSGNYNAKSTGEHTWYDYFSYTSGRIHHVTIGPLEPSTTYFYSCGGSGPEFSFKTPPQTLPIEFVIVGKLFLCVSRSMDNITCMLGYQIVNLN from the exons TCTCTTGTCCCTCACCTCCTAAAATCACAAGATGATGATTTTGTTAGGCAACCTGCTGGTAGAGTAATACTCACTCCTCATGATCGTTCTGACTCTGACCCTCAACAG GTGCATATTTCTCTGGTGGGAAAGGATCACATGAAAGTTTCATGGGTTACAGACAACAGTCATACCAAATCTATAGTGGAGTATGGAAAACAATCTGGAAATTATAATGCAAAGTCTACTGGAGAACACACATGGTACGATTATTTTTCATATACTTCTGGGAGGATCCACCATGTTACCATTGGCCCTTTGGAGCCTTCAACCACATACTTCTATAGCTGTGGTGGTTCCGGTCCGGAGTTCTCCTTCAAGACACCCCCACAAACACTTCCGATCGAATTTGTAATAGTTGGTAAGTTATTCTTATGTGTTTCTCGATCAATGGATAATATAACATGCATGTTAGGTTACCAAATTGTCAATCTAAACTGA